In one Bacillus sp. PK3_68 genomic region, the following are encoded:
- the hemC gene encoding hydroxymethylbilane synthase: MRKIIVGSRRSKLALTQTNWVISQLKKLKPEYDFEVKEIVTKGDRILDVTLSKVGGKGLFVKEIEQAMYDKEIDMAVHSMKDMPAELPEGLTIGCIPVREDHRDAFISKNHVKLKDMPAGAAIGTSSLRRSAQLLAARPDLEIKWIRGNIDTRLAKLETEEYDAIILAAAGLSRMGWASDVVTEFLEPELCLPAVGQGALAIECREDDKELLELLAAFANEETTKTVTAERAFLHKMEGGCQVPIAGFAVADGNETVLTALVASPDGKTIYKETVRGSDPQAVGVEAAALLSERGAKELIEAVKAELDAE; the protein is encoded by the coding sequence ATGAGAAAAATTATTGTCGGCTCCCGCCGAAGCAAGCTAGCTTTAACACAAACAAACTGGGTGATTAGCCAGTTGAAAAAGTTAAAGCCGGAATACGACTTTGAAGTAAAAGAAATCGTTACAAAGGGCGATCGCATCCTGGATGTTACGCTCTCTAAGGTGGGCGGGAAAGGCTTGTTCGTCAAGGAAATTGAGCAGGCCATGTATGATAAGGAAATTGATATGGCCGTGCATAGCATGAAAGACATGCCAGCTGAGCTTCCCGAGGGATTGACCATTGGCTGTATTCCAGTGCGGGAAGATCACCGTGATGCTTTCATTTCAAAAAATCATGTAAAGCTTAAGGATATGCCAGCAGGGGCCGCTATCGGTACGAGTAGTCTGCGCCGCAGCGCCCAACTGTTAGCTGCTCGCCCGGATTTGGAAATTAAATGGATTCGAGGCAATATCGATACGCGTTTAGCAAAGCTTGAAACTGAGGAATACGATGCGATTATTTTGGCCGCGGCAGGCTTGTCACGCATGGGATGGGCCTCTGACGTTGTAACAGAATTTTTGGAGCCAGAACTTTGCCTGCCGGCAGTAGGCCAGGGAGCCCTTGCTATTGAATGCCGGGAAGATGATAAAGAATTACTTGAGCTGCTCGCTGCTTTTGCCAACGAGGAAACGACGAAAACGGTGACTGCTGAGCGGGCTTTCCTTCACAAGATGGAAGGCGGCTGTCAGGTGCCCATCGCCGGGTTTGCTGTAGCTGACGGCAATGAAACCGTGCTAACTGCTCTTGTCGCCTCACCAGATGGAAAAACGATTTATAAGGAAACAGTAAGAGGCAGCGATCCGCAAGCTGTGGGTGTAGAA